From one Nonomuraea polychroma genomic stretch:
- a CDS encoding AMIN-like domain-containing (lipo)protein: MRPSSPAGGRSARSRLAAPLVCLALLTACGTATQSAAPETPFTTGSGAVIPEPGAPTSTAEVDVERKGVGTAVVTAVRYASHDTYDRVVIDLEGDIPGYNVRWVDEFVQVGSGKPIDARGGAYLQLTLHPANAHDENGRPTWEGGPIYPADLRNLTDVVRTGDFEGHVGIGLVLARQAAFQLSEASSPNRLVLDVAH, encoded by the coding sequence ATGCGACCGTCATCCCCGGCCGGCGGCCGGTCGGCGCGCAGCCGCCTCGCCGCCCCGCTCGTGTGCCTGGCCCTGCTCACGGCCTGCGGTACGGCCACGCAGTCCGCCGCGCCCGAGACTCCGTTCACGACCGGATCAGGTGCGGTCATTCCGGAGCCGGGCGCTCCGACCAGCACGGCGGAAGTGGACGTCGAGCGGAAGGGCGTCGGGACCGCTGTCGTGACAGCCGTGCGGTACGCCTCCCACGACACGTACGATCGCGTGGTCATCGATCTCGAAGGCGATATCCCTGGATACAACGTGAGATGGGTGGACGAGTTCGTGCAGGTCGGCTCCGGCAAACCCATCGACGCGCGCGGCGGCGCGTACCTGCAGCTCACGCTCCACCCCGCGAACGCGCACGACGAGAACGGACGGCCCACCTGGGAGGGCGGCCCGATCTACCCGGCCGACCTCCGCAATCTCACCGACGTCGTGCGGACCGGCGACTTCGAGGGCCACGTCGGCATCGGCCTGGTGCTGGCCAGGCAGGCGGCGTTCCAGCTCAGCGAGGCGTCCTCGCCCAACCGGCTCGTGCTCGACGTGGCACACTGA
- a CDS encoding MarR family winged helix-turn-helix transcriptional regulator, whose protein sequence is MDEEFVLETWHYVLAKHAKAMCALERELGDRHGLGPSEFEVLDRIVHHDKKLRLQELCDEVHLSQSALSRVVARLEKAALVSRGACDEDRRGVFVCITDEGRARHAEALPTHRAVLCGIFTETPAAVTS, encoded by the coding sequence ATGGACGAGGAGTTCGTGCTCGAGACCTGGCATTACGTCCTGGCGAAGCACGCCAAAGCGATGTGCGCGCTGGAGCGGGAGCTGGGCGACCGGCACGGGCTGGGGCCCAGCGAGTTCGAGGTGCTGGACCGGATCGTCCACCACGACAAGAAGTTGCGGCTGCAGGAGCTCTGCGACGAGGTCCACCTGAGCCAGAGCGCGTTGTCCAGGGTTGTGGCCCGACTGGAGAAGGCTGCGCTCGTGTCACGGGGCGCATGCGACGAGGACCGGCGCGGCGTCTTCGTGTGCATCACCGACGAGGGCCGGGCCCGCCACGCCGAGGCCCTCCCCACCCACCGCGCCGTCCTGTGCGGCATCTTCACCGAAACCCCGGCCGCCGTGACCTCCTGA
- a CDS encoding cupin domain-containing protein yields MVRKIEGPARIPVPGGKLIDEHIGRVNSGDEEISIAHMTAPPGWEEPAQTPSFAEYTVVLRGMVIVEHDGGRTEVAAGQSVVTSPGEKVRYTVGPEGAEYVAVCLPAFSPESAGRD; encoded by the coding sequence GTGGTGAGAAAGATCGAGGGCCCGGCCCGCATCCCCGTACCTGGCGGCAAGCTCATCGACGAGCACATCGGCCGGGTCAACAGCGGCGACGAGGAGATCTCCATCGCCCACATGACCGCACCGCCGGGCTGGGAGGAGCCCGCGCAGACGCCGTCGTTCGCCGAATACACCGTGGTCCTGCGCGGCATGGTGATCGTCGAGCACGACGGCGGCCGGACGGAGGTCGCGGCCGGGCAGTCCGTGGTGACGTCACCGGGGGAGAAGGTCCGCTACACCGTGGGTCCCGAAGGGGCGGAATACGTGGCCGTGTGCCTGCCCGCCTTCTCTCCGGAGAGCGCTGGCCGCGACTGA
- a CDS encoding ABC transporter permease, whose protein sequence is MTRFTKYHLVLIGVAALLLLMSLVRVVSGQNDITSSGTFAAALLLAVPIGLAGLGGLWAERAGVVNIGLEGMMVLGTWFAGWAGYQWGPVAALIAGLLGGALGGLIHAVATVTFGVDHIISGVAINLLGPGVTRFLSEVLYKEGTPAADAGAGITTSPAVTGRTWEPSLPLLSDGPDLLGKLENTHWFLLSDLAGIMRGLTHEVNVLVILAVLLLPLTFFVLWRTAFGLRLRSAGENPWAAESLGVNVYLIKYVAVVISGAFAGLGGVFLVFVSDKYVEGQTQGRGFIGLAAMIFGNWRPGGLAAGASLFGYTEGLRLRSSGAITSVFLFGAVLLLVYLIIRVRRMLSPDQPAELAARNPKDYTLMAAAAAGMVVLFWLWMTVDQLPGEFVFITPHVLTLLVLLVASQRLRMPKADGVRYRRGEQR, encoded by the coding sequence ATGACCAGGTTCACCAAGTACCACCTCGTGCTCATCGGCGTCGCCGCGCTTCTGCTGCTGATGTCGCTGGTACGCGTCGTTTCGGGCCAGAACGACATCACCTCCTCCGGCACGTTCGCCGCCGCGCTGCTGCTGGCGGTGCCGATCGGCCTTGCCGGACTCGGCGGGTTGTGGGCCGAGCGGGCCGGCGTGGTCAACATCGGGCTCGAAGGCATGATGGTGCTCGGCACCTGGTTCGCCGGCTGGGCCGGATACCAGTGGGGCCCGGTGGCCGCGTTGATCGCGGGGCTGCTGGGCGGCGCGCTGGGCGGTCTCATCCACGCCGTGGCCACCGTGACCTTCGGCGTGGACCACATCATCAGCGGCGTCGCCATCAACCTGCTCGGTCCCGGCGTCACCCGCTTCCTGTCCGAGGTGCTCTACAAGGAGGGCACCCCGGCGGCCGACGCCGGCGCGGGCATCACGACCTCGCCCGCGGTCACCGGGCGGACGTGGGAGCCCAGCCTGCCGCTGCTCTCGGATGGCCCCGACCTGCTCGGAAAGCTCGAGAACACCCACTGGTTCCTGCTCTCCGACCTCGCCGGCATCATGCGTGGCCTCACCCACGAGGTGAACGTCCTGGTGATCCTGGCGGTCCTGCTGCTGCCGCTGACGTTCTTCGTGCTCTGGCGCACGGCCTTCGGCTTGCGGCTGCGCTCGGCCGGCGAGAACCCGTGGGCGGCCGAGTCGCTGGGCGTGAACGTCTACCTGATCAAGTACGTCGCGGTCGTCATCTCCGGCGCGTTCGCCGGGCTCGGCGGCGTGTTCCTGGTCTTCGTCTCCGACAAGTACGTCGAAGGCCAGACGCAGGGGCGCGGCTTCATCGGCCTGGCCGCGATGATTTTCGGAAACTGGCGGCCTGGCGGGCTCGCCGCGGGCGCCTCGCTGTTCGGTTACACCGAAGGGCTGCGGCTGCGCAGTTCGGGGGCGATCACGTCGGTCTTCCTGTTCGGCGCGGTGCTGCTGCTTGTCTACCTGATCATCAGGGTGCGCCGGATGCTCTCGCCCGACCAGCCGGCCGAGCTGGCGGCCAGGAACCCCAAGGACTACACACTGATGGCCGCCGCGGCCGCGGGTATGGTCGTGCTGTTCTGGCTCTGGATGACCGTCGACCAGCTGCCGGGTGAGTTCGTCTTCATCACACCACACGTGCTCACGCTGCTCGTGCTCCTGGTGGCTTCGCAGCGGCTGCGGATGCCCAAGGCCGACGGCGTGCGCTACCGCCGGGGGGAACAACGTTGA
- a CDS encoding PH domain-containing protein, protein MKQTYRSRAAFVLAWVWLAFVAFNVWDLISKYNGKPSLVALAVLGALTALVYVVALRPATVFTESELVGRNPVRTTYVPWASIEDVSVSHAINVRYGEDQVLRLWTPMASARERAKAQRRGMPGQQRGRFRTEPTLSKGEQAAVEAFAGKTHADWVGDQIRERAESVRHRHEEAAPVRVVWAYDAIAVLAAAVVLVVVAIVIP, encoded by the coding sequence GTGAAACAGACCTATCGGTCCAGGGCCGCGTTCGTGTTGGCGTGGGTCTGGCTGGCGTTCGTCGCGTTCAACGTCTGGGACCTGATCAGCAAATACAACGGCAAGCCGTCGCTGGTGGCGCTCGCCGTGCTCGGCGCGCTGACGGCGCTGGTCTATGTCGTCGCGCTGCGGCCCGCGACCGTGTTCACGGAGTCCGAGCTGGTGGGCCGCAACCCGGTGCGCACGACATACGTGCCGTGGGCGTCCATCGAGGACGTGAGCGTGTCGCACGCCATCAACGTGCGCTATGGCGAGGACCAGGTGCTGCGATTGTGGACGCCGATGGCCAGCGCACGGGAGCGGGCCAAGGCGCAGCGGCGCGGCATGCCGGGGCAGCAGCGGGGGCGTTTCCGCACCGAGCCGACACTGAGCAAGGGCGAGCAGGCGGCGGTGGAGGCGTTCGCGGGCAAGACGCACGCCGACTGGGTGGGCGACCAGATCCGCGAGCGTGCCGAGTCGGTCCGGCACCGCCACGAGGAGGCGGCGCCGGTCCGGGTCGTCTGGGCCTACGACGCGATCGCCGTGCTGGCGGCCGCGGTCGTGCTCGTGGTCGTCGCGATCGTCATCCCCTAG
- the ltrA gene encoding group II intron reverse transcriptase/maturase, whose protein sequence is MLSPGNLGRALRRVEANRGAPGVDGMSTEELRPWIREHWASVREALDAGTYRPLPVRRVVIPKPGGGQRMLGVPTVLDRLIQQAIAQVLVPIFDPFFSGSSFGFRPGKSAHQAVRVARRCVEDGLRWVVDVDLERFFDRVQFDVLMARVARKVDDRKILKLIRAYLEAGVMVDGIVQATVEGTPQGSPLSPILSNIMLDDLDRELWKRGHRFVRFADDIRVFVRSRRAAHRVLDSVTTMIEQRLKLKVNTEKSSVRHAREATLLGFGFFFTRSGVKIRVDPKAVSRLKDRIRELTSRRWSVSMPCRIGKLNAYVTGWMAYFHLADTPRVFKDLDEWFRRRMRQIRWKEWKKPKTRRRNLRKLGIPDHKAREWASSGKGYWRIAGSPILARALPNIHWTDLGLKGLYPTWHRLKTTA, encoded by the coding sequence ATGCTTTCGCCGGGGAATCTGGGCCGGGCGTTGAGGCGTGTGGAGGCCAACCGGGGCGCGCCTGGCGTGGACGGAATGAGCACGGAAGAACTTCGTCCGTGGATCCGCGAGCACTGGGCGAGCGTGCGGGAGGCGTTGGATGCGGGCACGTATCGGCCGTTGCCGGTCCGCCGGGTGGTGATCCCCAAACCCGGGGGCGGTCAGCGGATGCTGGGAGTGCCCACTGTGCTGGACAGGTTGATCCAGCAGGCGATTGCGCAAGTGCTCGTGCCGATCTTCGACCCGTTCTTTTCCGGTTCCAGCTTCGGGTTTCGCCCTGGCAAGTCCGCCCATCAGGCGGTGCGGGTCGCGCGGCGATGTGTGGAGGATGGGCTGCGATGGGTGGTAGATGTCGATCTTGAACGGTTCTTTGACCGGGTCCAGTTCGACGTGCTGATGGCACGGGTGGCGCGCAAGGTCGACGACCGCAAGATCCTCAAACTCATCCGGGCGTATCTGGAGGCCGGAGTGATGGTCGATGGGATCGTCCAGGCCACGGTGGAGGGGACTCCTCAGGGTTCCCCGCTGTCGCCGATCTTGTCGAACATCATGCTGGATGATCTGGACCGGGAGTTGTGGAAACGCGGTCACCGGTTCGTCCGCTTCGCTGATGACATCCGTGTCTTCGTGCGCAGCAGACGGGCCGCGCACCGGGTGCTCGACTCGGTGACCACGATGATCGAGCAGCGGTTGAAACTCAAGGTCAACACCGAGAAGTCCTCGGTCCGGCACGCTCGCGAGGCGACGTTGCTGGGGTTCGGGTTCTTCTTCACTCGGTCCGGGGTCAAGATCCGGGTCGATCCAAAGGCGGTCAGCCGCCTGAAGGACCGCATCCGGGAGTTGACCAGTCGCAGGTGGAGCGTGTCGATGCCCTGCAGGATCGGCAAGCTCAACGCCTATGTCACCGGGTGGATGGCCTACTTCCATCTGGCCGACACCCCCAGGGTGTTCAAGGATCTGGATGAGTGGTTTCGCCGTCGGATGCGGCAGATCCGCTGGAAAGAATGGAAGAAGCCCAAGACCCGACGCCGCAACCTGCGCAAGCTCGGCATCCCTGACCACAAGGCCAGGGAATGGGCATCGAGCGGCAAGGGCTACTGGCGCATCGCGGGCTCACCCATCCTGGCGCGGGCACTGCCCAACATCCACTGGACCGACCTTGGCCTGAAGGGTCTCTATCCGACCTGGCACAGGCTCAAAACCACGGCCTGA
- a CDS encoding adenosine deaminase, giving the protein MSPTFDEIRRAPKVLLHDHLDGGLRAETIVELARETGYDRLPTNDPDNLRQWFEEASDSGSLERYLETFDHTVGVMQTRESLVRVAAECAEDLAADGVVYAEVRFAPEQHTTTGLTLDQVVEAVLEGFKQGSEGRGVRVGTLLTAMRHQARSMEIAELAVRYRDVGVVGFDIAGAEAGYPPTRHLDAFEYLQRENSHFTIHAGEAFGLPSIWQAIQWCGADRLGHGVRIIDDITVADGGTAKLGRLAAYVRDKRIPLEMCPTSNLQTGAAASIAEHPIGLLRRLYFRVTVNTDNRLMSRTSLSLEFAKLAEAFGYGWDDLQWFTVNAMKSAFIPFDERLSLINGVIKPGFARLKWQP; this is encoded by the coding sequence ATGAGCCCCACGTTTGATGAGATCCGCCGGGCTCCCAAGGTCTTGCTGCACGATCACCTCGACGGCGGGCTCCGCGCCGAGACGATCGTCGAGCTTGCCCGGGAGACGGGTTACGACCGGCTGCCCACCAACGATCCCGACAATCTGCGCCAGTGGTTCGAGGAGGCGTCGGACTCCGGATCACTCGAACGTTACCTGGAGACGTTCGACCACACCGTCGGCGTCATGCAGACGCGCGAGTCGCTTGTGCGCGTGGCCGCCGAATGCGCCGAGGACCTGGCCGCCGACGGCGTGGTCTACGCCGAGGTGCGCTTCGCCCCGGAGCAGCACACCACCACGGGGCTGACCCTGGACCAAGTGGTCGAGGCGGTGCTCGAGGGCTTCAAGCAGGGCTCAGAGGGCCGCGGCGTCCGCGTCGGCACGCTGCTCACGGCCATGCGCCACCAGGCGCGCTCCATGGAGATCGCCGAGCTCGCCGTCCGCTACCGCGACGTGGGCGTGGTGGGGTTCGACATCGCGGGGGCGGAGGCCGGATACCCGCCCACCAGGCATCTCGACGCGTTCGAATACCTGCAGCGGGAAAACTCCCACTTCACCATCCACGCCGGCGAGGCGTTCGGGCTGCCGTCGATCTGGCAGGCCATCCAATGGTGCGGCGCCGACCGGCTGGGGCACGGCGTGCGGATCATCGACGACATCACCGTGGCTGATGGCGGCACGGCCAAGTTGGGCCGGCTGGCCGCGTACGTTCGCGACAAGCGCATCCCGCTGGAGATGTGCCCCACGTCCAACCTGCAGACCGGCGCCGCCGCGTCGATCGCCGAGCACCCGATCGGGCTGCTGCGGCGGCTCTACTTCCGGGTCACGGTCAACACCGACAACCGGCTGATGAGCCGGACGAGCCTGTCGCTGGAGTTCGCCAAGCTGGCCGAGGCGTTCGGGTACGGCTGGGACGACCTGCAGTGGTTCACGGTCAACGCTATGAAGTCGGCGTTCATCCCGTTCGACGAGCGGCTGTCGTTGATCAACGGTGTGATCAAGCCCGGGTTCGCGCGGCTGAAGTGGCAGCCGTGA
- a CDS encoding thymidine phosphorylase, translating into MDAIEVIRAKRDGGELTTAQIDWVIAAYTRGDVADEQMSALAMAILLNGMNRREIADWTQAMIRSGERMDWSMLDRPTADKHSTGGVGDKITLPLAPLVAACGAYVPQLSGRGLGHTGGTLDKLESIPGWRASLSNDEMLHVLRSAGAVVCAAGSGLAPADKKLYALRDVTGTVESIPLIASSIMSKKIAEGTGSLVLDVKVGSGAFMKDVATARELAETMVALGTDAGVRTVALLTAMDRPLGRAVGNALEVEESVEVLAGGGPSDVVELTVRLAQEMLEAAGVASGKDPAKALQDGSAMDAWRRMIVAQGGDPDAVLPRAAETMVVEAPASGVLTRLDAYAVGLAAWRLGAGRARKEDPVSFGAGVTLHAKPGDLVRAGQPLMTLHADETERFARALEALEGGYAVGDSTEEHLPLVIDRIITP; encoded by the coding sequence GTGGATGCCATCGAGGTCATCCGCGCCAAGCGGGACGGCGGCGAGCTGACCACGGCCCAGATCGACTGGGTGATCGCCGCCTACACGCGCGGCGACGTGGCCGACGAGCAGATGTCCGCGCTGGCCATGGCCATTCTGCTGAACGGCATGAACCGGCGGGAGATCGCCGACTGGACGCAGGCCATGATCCGCTCCGGCGAGCGAATGGACTGGTCGATGCTGGACCGGCCCACTGCCGACAAACACTCCACCGGCGGGGTGGGCGACAAGATCACGCTTCCGCTGGCGCCGCTGGTGGCGGCGTGCGGCGCGTACGTGCCGCAGCTGTCCGGGCGCGGCCTCGGCCACACCGGCGGAACCCTCGACAAGCTGGAGTCCATCCCGGGCTGGCGGGCCTCGCTCTCCAACGACGAGATGCTGCACGTCCTGCGCTCGGCCGGCGCCGTCGTCTGCGCGGCGGGCTCGGGCCTCGCCCCCGCCGACAAGAAGCTGTACGCGCTGCGCGACGTCACCGGCACCGTCGAGTCCATCCCGCTGATCGCCTCGTCGATCATGTCAAAGAAGATCGCCGAAGGGACCGGGTCGCTCGTCCTCGACGTGAAGGTCGGCTCCGGGGCGTTCATGAAGGACGTCGCGACGGCGCGTGAGCTGGCCGAGACGATGGTCGCGCTCGGCACGGACGCGGGGGTGCGCACGGTCGCGCTGCTCACCGCGATGGACCGGCCCCTGGGGCGGGCCGTGGGCAACGCGCTGGAGGTCGAGGAGTCCGTCGAGGTCCTCGCCGGCGGCGGGCCCTCTGACGTGGTGGAGCTGACGGTACGGCTGGCGCAGGAGATGCTGGAGGCGGCCGGGGTCGCCTCCGGCAAGGACCCGGCCAAGGCGCTGCAGGACGGCTCGGCCATGGACGCCTGGCGGCGGATGATCGTCGCTCAGGGCGGGGATCCGGACGCCGTGTTGCCGCGCGCGGCCGAGACCATGGTCGTCGAGGCGCCGGCGTCGGGGGTGCTGACCCGGCTGGACGCTTACGCGGTGGGCCTGGCGGCCTGGCGGCTGGGAGCGGGGCGGGCGCGCAAGGAGGACCCGGTGTCGTTCGGAGCCGGCGTCACGCTGCACGCCAAGCCCGGGGATCTCGTGCGGGCCGGGCAGCCGTTGATGACGTTGCACGCCGATGAGACCGAGCGGTTCGCGCGGGCGTTGGAGGCGTTGGAGGGCGGTTACGCGGTGGGGGACTCCACCGAGGAGCACCTCCCGCTCGTCATCGACCGCATCATTACACCGTAG
- a CDS encoding enoyl-CoA hydratase/isomerase family protein, producing the protein MIEITHHDEVALITLARPEKLNALTAQMRRDLAAAVREHGDGKSVKGIVVTGTGRAFSAGEDLREAAGKSLFDEVELFHDMTRAVLETRVPVVAAVNGMAVGGAAEWTLCFDSRIGTPAAEYFFPENHIGLSISNASSYLLPRLTGARAMRLVLDSARLSAEEARAAGLLDEIAGQEALVETAIARVRHWSRPGTATAVHLTLLRPPLAEVERAFAVETEAAKQVEETGIAQAGMRRFVEARG; encoded by the coding sequence ATGATCGAAATAACGCACCACGACGAGGTGGCCCTGATCACGCTGGCCCGCCCCGAGAAGCTCAACGCCCTCACCGCGCAGATGCGCAGGGATCTGGCCGCGGCGGTACGCGAGCATGGGGACGGCAAGAGCGTCAAAGGCATCGTGGTCACCGGGACGGGCCGGGCGTTCTCCGCCGGGGAGGACCTCCGTGAGGCGGCGGGCAAGTCCCTTTTCGACGAGGTGGAGCTCTTCCACGACATGACCAGGGCCGTGCTGGAGACCCGCGTCCCGGTGGTGGCCGCGGTCAACGGCATGGCCGTGGGCGGGGCCGCCGAATGGACGTTGTGCTTCGACTCCCGCATCGGCACCCCGGCGGCCGAGTATTTCTTCCCCGAGAACCACATCGGCCTGTCGATCTCGAACGCCTCCAGTTACCTGCTGCCCCGCCTGACCGGGGCCAGGGCGATGCGGCTGGTGCTCGACTCGGCCCGCCTGAGCGCCGAGGAGGCCAGGGCCGCGGGCCTGCTGGACGAGATCGCCGGGCAGGAGGCGCTGGTGGAGACGGCGATCGCCCGCGTACGCCACTGGTCACGGCCGGGGACCGCCACGGCCGTCCACCTCACGCTGCTGCGCCCGCCGCTGGCCGAGGTGGAGCGGGCCTTCGCGGTCGAGACGGAGGCCGCCAAGCAGGTCGAGGAGACCGGGATCGCCCAGGCCGGCATGCGGCGCTTCGTCGAAGCTAGGGGATGA
- a CDS encoding MFS transporter has translation MLCAVIFLDALDVSMVGVALPAIQHDLGLSTSSLQWVVSGYVLGYGGLLLLGGRTADLLGRRRVFLVALGVFAVASLLGGLVDDGALLIAARFVKGVAAAFTAPAALSIITTTFPEGPERNRALSIFTACGASGYSLGLVLSGLLTELDWRATLLMPVPVAIIALVAALKVLPRGAEERAEGGHDLFGAVLITASMLLLVFTVVQAPEVGWASARTIGSLVAVAALLGLFVFTELRMKHPLVRLGILRSGHIVRANLGLVILMGSYVAFQFVAMQYFQNLLGWSALGTALAFLPAGLLVAVSSTKMGDFADRFGTGKLIVIGAAALSGGYALFLGIDRTPSLAGMVIPGMLLLGVAFALMFPALNIQATNGVDDDEQGLASGLLNTSGQVGGAIVLAVVTAVLTSGGGGETLSIDSLRAAIVVSLVLALVGLAISATGLRGRRAPAVEPDTSKVYETV, from the coding sequence GTGCTCTGCGCGGTGATCTTCCTGGACGCCCTGGACGTCTCGATGGTCGGTGTCGCTCTCCCCGCCATCCAGCACGACCTGGGTTTGAGCACGTCGTCTTTGCAGTGGGTGGTCAGCGGTTACGTGCTCGGCTACGGCGGTCTTCTGTTGCTCGGGGGCAGGACCGCCGACCTGCTCGGGCGGCGCAGGGTGTTCCTGGTCGCGCTGGGTGTTTTCGCCGTCGCGTCGCTGCTCGGTGGCCTCGTGGACGACGGTGCGCTGCTGATCGCGGCAAGGTTCGTCAAGGGTGTGGCCGCCGCCTTCACCGCGCCCGCGGCATTGTCGATCATCACGACGACCTTTCCTGAGGGCCCGGAGCGCAACAGGGCGTTGAGCATCTTCACCGCCTGCGGCGCCAGCGGTTACTCGCTCGGTCTCGTGCTCTCCGGCCTGCTGACGGAGCTCGACTGGCGGGCGACGCTGCTGATGCCGGTGCCGGTCGCGATCATCGCGCTGGTCGCCGCGCTGAAGGTGCTGCCGCGTGGCGCCGAGGAGCGGGCCGAGGGCGGCCACGACCTGTTCGGCGCCGTCCTGATCACCGCCTCGATGTTGCTGCTGGTCTTCACCGTCGTCCAGGCGCCCGAGGTCGGCTGGGCCTCCGCCAGGACGATCGGTTCGCTGGTGGCCGTGGCGGCGCTGCTCGGGTTGTTCGTCTTCACCGAGCTGCGGATGAAGCACCCGCTGGTGCGGCTCGGCATCCTGCGGTCCGGCCACATCGTGCGGGCCAACCTCGGCCTCGTCATCCTCATGGGCTCGTACGTGGCCTTTCAGTTCGTGGCCATGCAGTACTTCCAGAACCTCCTGGGCTGGTCGGCCCTGGGCACGGCCCTGGCGTTCCTGCCCGCCGGCCTCCTCGTCGCGGTCTCCTCGACCAAGATGGGCGACTTCGCCGACCGGTTCGGCACCGGCAAGCTGATCGTCATCGGCGCGGCCGCGCTGTCCGGCGGGTACGCGCTCTTCCTGGGCATCGACCGCACGCCCAGCCTGGCCGGCATGGTGATCCCGGGCATGCTGCTGCTGGGGGTCGCGTTCGCGCTGATGTTCCCCGCGCTGAACATCCAGGCCACCAACGGCGTGGACGACGACGAGCAGGGGCTCGCCTCCGGGCTGCTCAACACCTCCGGGCAGGTGGGCGGCGCCATCGTGCTGGCGGTGGTCACGGCCGTGCTGACCTCGGGCGGCGGCGGTGAGACGCTGTCGATCGACTCGCTGCGCGCGGCGATCGTGGTGTCGCTGGTGCTGGCGCTGGTCGGGCTGGCGATCTCGGCGACGGGGCTGCGTGGCCGCCGGGCCCCGGCCGTGGAGCCGGACACCTCGAAGGTCTACGAGACCGTCTGA
- a CDS encoding cytidine deaminase, giving the protein MSIDWDALRDQAAEAMRYAYAPYSKFPVGAAALVDDGRIVTGCNVENASYGLGLCAECGLVSALQRSGGGRLVAFTCVDGHGELLMPCGRCRQLLYEFGGDDLLVETVDGPKPMSEILPYAFGPDDLSRSA; this is encoded by the coding sequence TTGAGCATCGACTGGGACGCGCTGCGGGACCAGGCCGCGGAGGCCATGCGGTACGCGTATGCGCCGTACTCGAAATTCCCCGTGGGGGCGGCGGCGCTCGTCGACGACGGCAGGATCGTCACCGGCTGCAACGTCGAGAACGCCTCCTACGGGCTCGGCCTGTGCGCCGAGTGCGGGCTGGTGTCGGCGCTGCAGCGGTCCGGCGGCGGCCGCCTGGTGGCCTTCACCTGCGTGGACGGCCACGGCGAGCTGCTGATGCCGTGCGGGCGCTGCCGGCAGCTCCTGTACGAGTTCGGTGGTGACGACCTGCTGGTCGAGACCGTCGACGGGCCGAAGCCGATGTCCGAGATCCTGCCGTACGCGTTCGGTCCTGACGACCTGAGCAGGAGCGCATAG